Proteins from a genomic interval of Rhodopseudomonas julia:
- a CDS encoding DegQ family serine endoprotease, translated as MGERNSVSMVARAGMGLVLAAMVTLTASLASARPVPESFADLAESLLDSVVNISTSQRVRASRGIPVPEVPEGSPFQEFFEDFFNRNQSEGEQPSRRVQSLGSGFVLDSSGLIVTNNHVIADADEIVANFADGTKLEAEVVGRDTKTDLALLKVNPPHPLKAVEFGDSEHLRIGDWVMAIGNPFGFGGTVTVGIVSALERDINSGPYDKFIQTDASINRGNSGGPLFNLDGKVVGINTAIISPTGGSIGIGFAVPAEIAMPVIEQLREFGETRRGWLGVRIQEVTDEIAESLGMDKAEGALIAGVTDGGPAAEAGIQAGDVIIDFDGREVASMRELPSIVADTPVGKDVEVTLLRKGEKLTVTARLGRLEEEQTVSTLSGDDTPGSEMDSDEAVQMLGLTLEPLSDDARSEYGIADDIEGVLISSVEPGSAAEENQIAAGDVIVEVSQEAVTEPEDVTARIERLRAQDRQSALFLIASPDGDLRFVAIRLDDLPSDNAPAEESPEQ; from the coding sequence ATGGGTGAGCGCAATTCGGTCAGCATGGTCGCGCGGGCTGGCATGGGCCTTGTCCTTGCGGCGATGGTGACGCTGACGGCCAGCCTCGCCTCCGCCCGACCCGTGCCGGAGAGTTTTGCCGATCTCGCGGAAAGCCTCCTCGATTCCGTCGTCAATATATCGACCTCGCAGCGCGTGCGCGCCTCGCGGGGCATTCCGGTCCCCGAGGTTCCCGAAGGCTCGCCCTTCCAGGAATTCTTCGAGGATTTCTTCAATCGCAATCAGAGCGAGGGCGAACAGCCCTCGCGACGAGTGCAGTCGTTGGGCTCCGGCTTCGTGCTGGATTCCTCCGGCCTCATCGTCACCAACAACCACGTCATCGCCGATGCTGACGAGATCGTCGCCAACTTCGCCGACGGCACCAAGCTCGAAGCGGAGGTCGTGGGGCGCGACACCAAGACCGATCTCGCTCTTCTCAAGGTGAACCCGCCGCACCCGCTCAAGGCGGTCGAGTTCGGCGATTCCGAGCATCTGCGGATCGGCGATTGGGTGATGGCGATCGGCAATCCCTTCGGGTTCGGCGGCACCGTCACGGTGGGTATCGTCTCGGCGCTCGAACGCGACATCAATTCAGGGCCGTACGACAAGTTCATTCAGACCGATGCCTCGATCAATCGCGGCAATTCGGGCGGTCCCTTGTTCAACCTCGACGGCAAGGTCGTCGGCATCAACACGGCGATCATCTCGCCGACCGGCGGGTCGATCGGCATCGGATTTGCCGTTCCCGCCGAAATCGCCATGCCGGTCATCGAGCAGCTTCGCGAATTCGGCGAAACGCGCCGCGGCTGGCTCGGCGTGCGCATTCAGGAAGTGACGGATGAGATCGCTGAAAGCCTCGGCATGGACAAAGCCGAAGGTGCGCTGATCGCCGGCGTGACCGACGGCGGACCTGCTGCTGAGGCGGGCATCCAGGCCGGCGACGTCATCATCGATTTCGACGGCCGCGAGGTTGCATCCATGCGCGAACTGCCGAGCATCGTGGCCGATACGCCGGTCGGCAAGGACGTCGAGGTCACGCTTCTTCGCAAGGGCGAGAAACTGACGGTTACCGCCAGGCTCGGTCGGCTCGAGGAAGAGCAGACGGTCTCGACGCTTTCCGGCGACGACACGCCCGGCTCCGAGATGGACAGCGACGAAGCGGTCCAGATGCTCGGCCTGACGCTCGAACCTCTGAGCGACGACGCGCGGAGCGAATACGGGATCGCCGACGATATCGAGGGTGTTCTCATCTCTTCGGTGGAGCCTGGAAGTGCCGCGGAAGAAAACCAGATCGCGGCCGGCGATGTCATCGTCGAAGTGAGCCAGGAGGCCGTCACCGAGCCCGAAGATGTCACCGCGCGCATCGAACGGCTGCGGGCTCAGGACCGGCAGTCGGCTCTCTTTCTGATCGCGAGCCCGGATGGGGACCTGCGTTTCGTCGCGATCCGGCTCGACGATCTGCCGTCAGACAATGCCCCGGCCGAGGAGAGCCCTGAGCAATAA
- a CDS encoding DUF2065 domain-containing protein: MSDLFTAFGLVLALEGALYALFPDFMKRVAEQAVASPSDMLRTVGLVSAGFGVALVWLARG; this comes from the coding sequence ATGAGCGACTTGTTCACCGCCTTCGGCCTCGTTCTTGCCCTGGAAGGTGCGTTATACGCGCTATTTCCTGACTTCATGAAGCGAGTGGCCGAACAGGCGGTGGCCAGTCCGAGCGACATGCTCAGAACCGTCGGCCTGGTTTCGGCGGGTTTCGGAGTTGCCCTCGTCTGGTTGGCTCGAGGTTGA
- a CDS encoding dihydrofolate reductase produces MTAPKISLVVAVAQNGIIGRDGALPWRVRGDMKRFRAVTMGKPIIMGRRTWESLKGPLPGRSNLVVTRQEGYEAPGATTAPSFDDALSLAEDAAARLNADEICVIGGAEIFAAALPRASLLHWTEIAAEPEGDVAFPPFERAAWQEISCDRLPVHEGDTAEAIYRLLERR; encoded by the coding sequence GTGACTGCGCCCAAAATCTCTCTCGTCGTTGCGGTGGCGCAAAACGGCATCATCGGGCGAGATGGCGCGCTTCCCTGGCGCGTGCGCGGCGACATGAAGCGCTTTCGCGCCGTCACCATGGGCAAGCCCATCATCATGGGGCGTCGGACGTGGGAAAGCCTGAAGGGTCCGCTTCCCGGCCGCAGCAATCTCGTCGTCACCCGCCAGGAAGGCTATGAGGCGCCGGGCGCGACGACGGCGCCTTCCTTCGATGACGCGCTTTCTCTCGCCGAAGATGCGGCGGCACGGCTCAACGCCGATGAAATCTGCGTGATCGGCGGGGCCGAGATCTTTGCCGCGGCCCTGCCTCGCGCCTCGCTTCTCCACTGGACGGAAATTGCGGCAGAGCCAGAGGGAGACGTTGCGTTTCCGCCTTTCGAGCGGGCGGCGTGGCAAGAGATTTCCTGCGATCGCCTGCCCGTGCATGAGGGCGATACGGCGGAAGCCATCTACCGGCTGTTGGAGCGGAGATGA
- a CDS encoding SPFH domain-containing protein → MRRLWIILLAVVVLLILLYSSVFVVNERQQALVLRFGEINRVIEEPGIYFKVPTNFVETVQIIEDRLLSFDLEDIRVQVRDGRRYLVDAFLAFKIVDPRKFRENVSGSLEIAQQNLRTRLDASLRRVYGQRSFEAALSEERVAMMVEVRDQLRPLAVDLGIEIVDVRIKRTDLLPEVSQQTFDRMKAERLAEAAELRARGTEQAARIRAEADREAQVTVAEASRDADILRGEGDAQRNIIFARAYGQDENFFEFYRTMKAYQTGIQGTGTTMLLKPDSQFFRYFQQAVPEGTLPAPQPAIDLPDILDLNGEGGPDAADSDESRAPAMEDDGAAIEGEGDTAASPSDAIEVTPSPRAGDQSEAGDTSPEPSGSADDAGEPGVPTGEPTSTAIPQ, encoded by the coding sequence ATGAGGCGCCTGTGGATAATTCTACTCGCGGTGGTGGTGCTCCTCATCCTGCTTTACTCCTCCGTCTTCGTCGTCAACGAGCGTCAGCAGGCGCTTGTCCTGCGGTTCGGTGAGATCAACAGGGTGATCGAAGAGCCCGGCATTTACTTCAAGGTTCCGACCAATTTCGTCGAAACGGTTCAGATCATCGAAGATCGACTTTTGTCCTTCGATCTGGAGGATATTCGCGTGCAGGTGCGCGATGGGCGCCGTTATCTGGTCGACGCTTTTCTCGCATTTAAGATCGTCGATCCGCGCAAGTTCAGAGAGAATGTGTCCGGGTCTTTGGAAATCGCGCAGCAGAACCTGCGCACGCGGCTCGATGCATCTTTGCGGCGTGTCTACGGTCAGCGCTCCTTTGAAGCGGCGCTTTCGGAAGAGCGTGTCGCCATGATGGTCGAGGTGCGCGATCAGCTTCGTCCTCTCGCCGTCGATCTCGGTATCGAAATCGTCGATGTGCGCATCAAGCGGACCGATCTTCTTCCTGAGGTCTCGCAGCAGACCTTCGATCGGATGAAGGCCGAACGCCTTGCGGAAGCTGCGGAGTTGCGTGCGCGCGGCACCGAGCAGGCAGCCCGAATCCGAGCCGAGGCCGATCGCGAGGCACAGGTGACGGTGGCGGAGGCCAGCCGGGATGCAGATATCCTGCGCGGTGAAGGTGACGCACAGCGCAACATCATCTTTGCGCGTGCCTATGGCCAGGACGAGAACTTCTTCGAGTTCTACCGCACGATGAAAGCGTATCAGACGGGCATCCAGGGCACGGGTACCACCATGCTCCTGAAGCCGGATTCGCAGTTCTTCCGCTACTTCCAGCAAGCTGTCCCGGAGGGAACCTTGCCCGCCCCGCAGCCGGCGATCGATCTGCCGGACATCTTGGACCTGAATGGAGAAGGCGGGCCGGACGCGGCAGATTCAGACGAGTCTCGGGCTCCGGCTATGGAAGATGACGGTGCGGCGATCGAGGGAGAAGGCGACACGGCTGCGTCGCCTTCGGATGCGATCGAGGTGACACCTTCTCCTCGTGCGGGCGACCAGTCGGAGGCCGGCGACACCAGCCCCGAGCCGTCTGGCTCTGCGGATGATGCCGGTGAACCGGGTGTGCCGACAGGCGAACCGACGTCGACCGCCATCCCGCAATGA
- a CDS encoding acetolactate synthase 3 large subunit — protein MGKEMTGAEMVLQAMKDHGVKHIFGYPGGAALPIYDEIFQQDDIQHILVRHEQGAGHAAEGYARSSGKPGVVLVTSGPGATNMVTALTDAMMDSIPLVCITAQVPTHLIGSDGFQECDTVGITRPCTKYNWLVRDVNDLSRVLHDAFHVATTGRPGPVVVDIPKDVQFATGIYHTPDPAGRSSYQGYEPRMKGDENAIAHAVELMAHAKRPILYTGGGVINSGPEASQLLRELVAATGFPITSTLMGLGAYPASGKNWLGMLGMHGTYEANMAMHDCDVMVCIGARFDDRITGRTDAFSPGSKKIHVDIDPSSVNKNIRVDVPIIGDVTHVLKDMLAMWKARAPEPDLKAWWTQIETWKARHSLAYRANRDVIMPQYAIERLYQATKDRDTYITTEVGQHQMWAAQFYHFDAPNRWMTSGGLGTMGYGLPAALGVQVAHPDSLVVDIAGDASVLMTMQEMSTAVQHNLPIKIFILNNCYMGMVRQWQQLLHGNRLSNSYNESLPDFVKLAEAYGCVGLRADKPSELDGAIEEMIAVRRPVLFDCRVANLENCFPMIPSGKAHNEMILPAESDGAEEAFAGGKALV, from the coding sequence ATGGGCAAGGAAATGACCGGCGCGGAGATGGTCCTGCAGGCGATGAAGGACCACGGGGTCAAGCATATCTTCGGCTACCCCGGTGGCGCCGCGCTACCGATCTATGACGAGATCTTCCAGCAGGACGATATCCAGCACATCCTCGTTCGCCATGAGCAGGGCGCCGGCCATGCGGCGGAAGGCTATGCGCGCTCGTCCGGCAAGCCCGGCGTCGTTCTCGTGACCTCCGGGCCGGGCGCGACCAATATGGTGACGGCGCTCACCGATGCGATGATGGATTCCATCCCGCTCGTCTGCATTACGGCGCAGGTCCCGACCCATCTCATCGGCTCCGACGGTTTTCAGGAATGCGACACGGTCGGCATCACGCGGCCGTGCACCAAGTACAATTGGCTGGTGCGCGACGTGAACGATCTCTCGCGCGTCCTGCATGATGCCTTTCATGTCGCGACGACGGGCCGTCCGGGCCCGGTGGTGGTCGACATTCCGAAGGATGTGCAGTTCGCGACGGGCATCTATCACACGCCCGATCCGGCCGGACGGTCGAGCTATCAGGGCTACGAGCCGCGCATGAAGGGCGACGAGAACGCGATCGCCCATGCCGTGGAGCTCATGGCGCATGCCAAGCGTCCGATTCTCTACACGGGCGGCGGCGTCATCAATTCCGGTCCCGAGGCGAGCCAGCTCCTGCGCGAACTGGTGGCGGCGACGGGCTTTCCGATCACCTCGACGTTGATGGGGCTCGGCGCCTATCCGGCATCGGGTAAGAACTGGCTCGGCATGCTCGGCATGCACGGCACCTACGAAGCCAATATGGCGATGCACGATTGCGATGTGATGGTGTGCATCGGCGCCCGTTTCGACGACCGGATCACCGGGCGGACGGATGCCTTCTCGCCCGGCTCGAAGAAGATCCATGTCGATATCGATCCGTCCTCGGTCAACAAGAACATCCGTGTCGATGTGCCGATCATCGGCGATGTCACCCATGTTCTCAAAGACATGCTCGCCATGTGGAAGGCGCGTGCGCCCGAGCCCGATCTCAAGGCCTGGTGGACGCAGATCGAAACCTGGAAGGCCCGGCACTCGCTGGCCTATCGGGCGAACCGTGACGTGATCATGCCGCAATATGCGATCGAGCGGCTTTATCAGGCGACGAAGGACCGCGACACCTACATCACGACGGAGGTCGGCCAGCATCAGATGTGGGCGGCCCAGTTCTATCACTTCGACGCGCCCAATCGCTGGATGACGTCCGGTGGTCTCGGCACGATGGGCTACGGCCTGCCGGCGGCTCTCGGCGTGCAGGTCGCCCATCCCGACAGTCTCGTCGTCGATATCGCTGGCGATGCCTCTGTGCTGATGACCATGCAGGAGATGTCGACGGCGGTGCAGCACAACCTGCCGATCAAGATCTTCATCTTGAACAATTGCTATATGGGCATGGTGCGGCAGTGGCAGCAGCTTCTGCACGGCAATCGCCTGTCGAACTCCTACAACGAGTCGCTCCCCGATTTCGTGAAGCTCGCCGAGGCGTATGGCTGCGTCGGTCTGCGCGCGGACAAACCCAGCGAACTCGACGGTGCGATCGAAGAGATGATTGCCGTGCGCCGGCCCGTCCTGTTCGACTGTCGCGTGGCCAATCTCGAAAACTGCTTCCCGATGATTCCATCCGGCAAGGCACACAACGAGATGATCCTGCCGGCTGAATCAGACGGGGCGGAAGAGGCTTTCGCCGGCGGTAAAGCACTGGTTTGA
- a CDS encoding GNAT family N-acetyltransferase: MTRLETERLVLRPWKESDRDFWADLNADPEVMRFFETTRSRAESDAIFESLKGHFLVHTLGFWVLERKADREPVGFAGLQHTDFDAPFTPAVEIGWRLKRAEWGKGYATEAAVASLAYAFGPLALNEVISFTVPTNVKSRRVMERIGMLRDRAKDFDHPLLRENSALRPHVAYSITRKAWEAQQRQGA, encoded by the coding sequence ATGACCAGACTTGAAACCGAACGTCTTGTCCTGCGCCCGTGGAAAGAGAGCGATCGCGATTTCTGGGCCGATCTCAACGCCGATCCGGAGGTGATGCGCTTCTTCGAGACGACTCGCAGCCGCGCGGAATCGGACGCCATCTTCGAGAGCCTGAAGGGACATTTTCTGGTCCACACCTTGGGCTTTTGGGTGCTGGAGCGGAAGGCGGACCGCGAGCCGGTCGGCTTCGCGGGGCTGCAGCACACGGATTTCGACGCTCCCTTCACACCGGCCGTCGAAATCGGCTGGCGGCTGAAACGCGCCGAATGGGGCAAGGGCTATGCCACGGAAGCGGCGGTTGCGAGCCTGGCCTATGCCTTCGGCCCGCTTGCCCTCAACGAGGTGATCTCTTTCACCGTCCCGACCAACGTGAAATCGCGCCGCGTCATGGAGCGCATCGGCATGTTGCGTGACCGAGCCAAGGATTTCGACCACCCGCTGTTGCGCGAAAACTCGGCTCTGAGGCCGCACGTGGCCTATTCGATCACGCGCAAGGCCTGGGAGGCCCAGCAACGCCAAGGAGCCTGA
- the ilvN gene encoding acetolactate synthase small subunit, producing MTPPASTYFIEDRQDPEEAHTLSVLVDNEPGVLARVIGLFSGRGYNIESLTVSETEHEKHLSRITIVTRGSVAVLEQIKNQLGRLVPVHRVTDLTEVAVARNQEKPLERELALVKVAGHGEMRVEALRLADAFKAEVIDATREHFVFQMTGRSAKVEQFISIMQPMGLIEVCRTGLAALSRGPESS from the coding sequence ATGACGCCGCCGGCCTCGACCTATTTCATCGAGGATCGCCAGGACCCGGAGGAGGCACATACCCTCTCCGTTCTCGTCGACAACGAGCCGGGCGTCCTGGCGCGTGTCATCGGGCTTTTCTCCGGGCGCGGCTACAATATCGAAAGTCTCACCGTTTCTGAGACGGAACACGAAAAGCACCTGTCGCGCATCACCATCGTCACGCGCGGCAGCGTTGCCGTTCTTGAGCAGATCAAGAACCAGCTCGGCCGTCTCGTTCCGGTCCACCGGGTGACAGATCTCACGGAAGTGGCGGTGGCCCGCAATCAGGAAAAGCCGCTGGAGCGCGAGCTGGCGCTGGTGAAGGTCGCGGGCCACGGCGAGATGCGGGTGGAGGCGTTGCGCCTTGCCGATGCCTTCAAGGCCGAGGTGATCGATGCGACCCGCGAGCATTTCGTCTTCCAGATGACGGGACGTTCCGCCAAAGTGGAGCAATTCATCTCGATCATGCAGCCGATGGGGCTCATTGAAGTATGCCGTACTGGGCTTGCCGCGCTGTCGCGCGGGCCTGAATCCTCCTGA
- the serB gene encoding phosphoserine phosphatase SerB has product MQSVLTLIGSKRKAPVTEDLIVAVTAELGRAGLAAGSPQWLCEGEACDLPFAGISASALAAARQVVGPAAIDVTATPAANRRKRLLIADMDSTLIDQECIDELAVEAGIGEHVADITARSMAGELDFEPALRERVGLLKGLPVDVADRVLAERITLKAGGRTLVATMRAAGAHTVLVSGGFTIFAEKIAKMLGIEEFHANRLLHEDGHFTGKVAEPILGRNAKVETLKATLARHNLSAEETIAVGDGANDVGMVAHAGLGVALHGKPALVREADADIRYGDLTALLYLQGYKREEFHEAEAREP; this is encoded by the coding sequence ATGCAGTCCGTCCTAACGCTGATCGGCTCGAAACGGAAAGCGCCTGTCACCGAAGATCTGATCGTCGCAGTGACGGCCGAGCTCGGCAGAGCCGGCCTTGCGGCAGGCAGCCCGCAATGGCTGTGTGAAGGCGAAGCCTGCGACCTGCCCTTTGCCGGCATAAGCGCATCGGCCCTTGCCGCCGCACGGCAGGTCGTCGGCCCGGCTGCCATCGACGTCACCGCAACGCCGGCGGCGAACCGGCGCAAGCGGCTGCTGATCGCCGACATGGATTCCACCCTCATCGATCAGGAATGTATCGACGAGCTCGCGGTCGAAGCGGGCATCGGCGAACATGTGGCAGACATCACGGCACGTTCGATGGCCGGCGAACTCGATTTCGAGCCGGCACTCAGAGAGCGTGTCGGCCTTCTCAAAGGTCTCCCTGTTGACGTGGCAGACCGTGTTCTGGCGGAACGCATCACCTTGAAGGCGGGCGGGCGGACGCTCGTCGCCACGATGCGCGCCGCAGGCGCCCACACCGTTCTCGTGTCCGGCGGCTTCACCATCTTTGCCGAGAAAATCGCAAAAATGCTCGGCATCGAGGAATTCCACGCCAACCGCCTTCTTCACGAAGACGGCCATTTCACCGGCAAGGTGGCCGAACCGATCCTCGGCCGCAATGCCAAGGTCGAAACGCTGAAGGCGACCCTCGCCCGCCACAACCTCTCGGCTGAGGAAACCATCGCCGTCGGCGACGGTGCCAATGATGTCGGGATGGTCGCCCATGCCGGGCTCGGCGTCGCTCTCCACGGCAAGCCGGCCCTGGTGCGCGAAGCGGATGCCGACATTCGTTATGGCGACCTCACCGCCCTTCTTTATCTCCAGGGCTACAAGCGTGAGGAATTCCACGAGGCGGAAGCGCGTGAGCCATGA
- a CDS encoding sensor histidine kinase → MSSASDKDEGWQARMSIDGTMDVTMTPERHSRWGAALGRARNRIMLARMALFGLLLLSMAAILFLTLRADRTDDWVEHTLRVRSEIESLLGSLREAEGAQRGYLLTGDQTYLNPYRPAVALLPDQVQKLHDLLSDSPGQTARLDAANALIRQRLDQMDETIELFAAGQQAAARAQVEQQGRTISNGIVQQLRELDAEEVRHLAQRQAQQRRNRNLLLLAITASLLATAGLATAILRAERLHIAELNQTNASLEMRVRERTAELDIERQRAEALLSDVNHRVGNNLSMVSSILALQARQSDNEEAKAVLDGAREHIGAIASAQRRLHLLAGRDWVRLDGYLEPLVEDLQELSAGKPITLKLEAEPFQLPSKDAVSIGIIVNELVTNAIKYAFPDGENGEILIRSYAVEEPDKGCVIEIVDNGIGYALDQSDGPGLGRVIVSSMSRSLGAEMEATPAAPGGQRPGAKHRLFVPRKATPPATA, encoded by the coding sequence ATGAGTTCCGCCTCAGACAAGGATGAGGGATGGCAGGCTCGGATGAGCATCGACGGAACGATGGACGTAACCATGACGCCCGAGCGCCACTCCAGATGGGGCGCAGCACTCGGCCGAGCCCGCAACCGCATTATGCTCGCGCGCATGGCGCTTTTCGGCCTGCTGCTCTTGTCGATGGCCGCAATTCTGTTTTTGACCCTGCGTGCCGACCGGACCGACGACTGGGTCGAACATACCTTGCGCGTACGCAGCGAGATCGAATCCCTTCTGGGGTCATTGCGGGAAGCGGAAGGCGCCCAACGCGGCTATCTTCTCACGGGCGATCAAACCTATCTGAACCCTTACCGGCCAGCCGTGGCACTGCTGCCCGATCAGGTGCAGAAACTTCACGACCTCCTCTCCGACAGTCCCGGCCAGACCGCCCGTCTCGACGCGGCCAATGCCCTCATTCGACAGCGTCTCGACCAAATGGACGAGACGATCGAGCTCTTCGCAGCCGGTCAGCAGGCGGCCGCCCGCGCCCAGGTCGAGCAGCAAGGACGCACGATTTCCAATGGCATCGTCCAGCAATTGCGTGAGCTCGATGCGGAGGAAGTCCGCCATCTTGCTCAGCGACAGGCACAGCAGCGGCGCAACCGCAACCTGCTCCTTCTCGCCATCACCGCCTCGCTTCTCGCAACGGCCGGGCTTGCGACGGCCATCCTGCGGGCCGAGCGATTGCACATCGCGGAACTGAACCAGACCAATGCGTCGCTCGAAATGCGCGTGCGTGAGCGGACGGCGGAGCTCGATATCGAGCGCCAGCGCGCCGAAGCCTTGTTGAGCGACGTCAATCACCGCGTCGGCAACAACCTGTCGATGGTCTCCTCCATCCTCGCCTTGCAGGCCCGTCAAAGCGACAACGAAGAAGCCAAAGCGGTGCTCGACGGCGCTCGCGAGCATATCGGCGCCATCGCCTCGGCGCAGCGCCGCCTGCATCTCCTGGCGGGACGCGACTGGGTCCGCCTCGACGGCTATCTGGAACCGCTTGTGGAAGACTTGCAGGAATTGTCGGCCGGCAAGCCGATCACGCTGAAACTTGAGGCCGAGCCGTTCCAGTTGCCGAGCAAGGATGCGGTATCGATCGGCATCATCGTCAACGAACTCGTGACCAATGCCATCAAATACGCCTTCCCCGACGGCGAGAACGGCGAAATTCTCATTCGCTCCTATGCCGTGGAAGAACCCGACAAGGGCTGCGTGATCGAGATCGTCGACAATGGCATCGGTTACGCGCTCGATCAGAGCGACGGGCCCGGCCTCGGTCGTGTCATCGTCTCCTCGATGTCGCGCAGCCTTGGTGCCGAAATGGAGGCGACACCGGCGGCACCGGGAGGACAACGCCCAGGCGCAAAACACCGGCTGTTCGTACCGCGCAAGGCGACACCGCCTGCCACCGCCTGA
- the hflK gene encoding FtsH protease activity modulator HflK, translating to MPWSNNNNGGGPWGNPGGGNRGGPWGSGPQPSGPQQPDLEDLIRRGQDKLRGMFPGGGRGNLAIAAVVVVILIAVWLTNAIYTVQADELGQELVFGKPKSQVEQPGLHFHFWPFETVEIVTIRQRRETIGTSTQRQGDPMSLMLSGDQNIVDVVFSVIWRVSDPKAYLFNVADPEGFVRRIAESAMREYVGRSRAEDVRTERRAEVEEQVRALLQGTLDNYGAGITIVGVQLERADPPSEVADAFEEVQRAQQDLDRYQREAEQYGNKRLGEARGEASKVREAGRAYKESTIAEAQGEAQRFLSIYNEYRQAPEVTRKRIYLETMEGVLRDSNKVIMESEDGGSGVVPYLPLNDLPRGTGRSSSATGSNGSRTSQQGSNQ from the coding sequence ATGCCCTGGAGTAACAACAATAACGGCGGTGGCCCGTGGGGAAATCCCGGCGGTGGCAACCGCGGTGGACCTTGGGGGTCCGGGCCGCAGCCGTCCGGCCCGCAGCAGCCGGATCTTGAAGATCTCATCCGGCGAGGCCAGGACAAGCTGCGCGGGATGTTTCCTGGCGGCGGTCGAGGCAATCTCGCCATTGCGGCGGTCGTCGTCGTCATTCTGATCGCCGTGTGGTTGACCAATGCGATCTACACCGTCCAGGCCGATGAGCTTGGACAGGAGCTGGTGTTTGGCAAGCCGAAGTCGCAGGTCGAGCAGCCGGGACTGCATTTCCATTTCTGGCCCTTTGAAACCGTAGAGATCGTCACGATCCGCCAGCGCCGCGAAACCATCGGCACCAGCACCCAGCGTCAGGGCGATCCGATGAGCCTGATGCTGTCGGGTGACCAGAACATCGTCGACGTCGTTTTCTCGGTGATCTGGCGAGTGAGCGATCCGAAGGCCTACCTCTTCAACGTCGCCGATCCAGAAGGCTTCGTGCGGCGTATCGCCGAGAGCGCTATGCGCGAATATGTCGGCCGTTCACGGGCCGAGGATGTTCGCACAGAACGGCGTGCCGAAGTCGAAGAGCAGGTTCGTGCGTTGCTGCAGGGAACGCTCGACAATTACGGCGCCGGCATCACCATCGTCGGTGTGCAGCTGGAACGCGCCGATCCCCCGTCTGAAGTCGCGGATGCCTTCGAAGAAGTGCAGCGCGCCCAGCAGGATCTCGATCGCTATCAGCGTGAGGCGGAGCAGTACGGCAACAAGCGGCTCGGTGAAGCGCGCGGTGAGGCGTCGAAGGTCCGCGAGGCAGGTCGCGCCTATAAGGAATCGACCATCGCCGAAGCTCAGGGTGAGGCCCAGCGCTTCTTGTCGATCTACAATGAATACCGCCAGGCGCCGGAAGTGACACGCAAGCGTATCTATCTGGAGACGATGGAAGGCGTGCTGCGCGATTCCAACAAAGTCATCATGGAATCGGAGGACGGTGGCTCGGGCGTCGTGCCCTATCTGCCGCTCAATGATCTGCCGCGCGGCACTGGGCGGAGTTCTTCCGCAACAGGTTCAAACGGCTCGCGCACGAGCCAGCAAGGGAGCAACCAATGA
- the miaA gene encoding tRNA (adenosine(37)-N6)-dimethylallyltransferase MiaA, producing the protein MRIDPEHVAEGEVVLIAGPTASGKTQLALDLAEGFQARGRTAMVVNADAMQVYRDLLVLTARPRPSEMRNLEHRLFGHVDAAERYSVGRWLAEVQGLLAEAREDGAAAIFVGGTGLYLKALTEGLSPIPDIVPEIRDEVRARAEREGRDAMLRWLEALDPQAARAVKPGDTQRAVRAVEVKLSTGRSIMDWQSEPREPALVSEAQRFILLPQRETVYRAIDQRFGAMIDEGALEEVEALMARELATDLPAMKAIGVRPLSAYLRGEIALADAIERGKAESRRYAKRQLTWLRHQCGAGWCELHT; encoded by the coding sequence ATGAGAATTGATCCTGAACATGTGGCGGAAGGCGAGGTCGTGCTGATAGCGGGGCCTACGGCGAGCGGCAAGACACAGCTTGCTCTCGATTTGGCCGAGGGGTTTCAAGCGCGGGGCCGGACCGCAATGGTCGTCAACGCCGATGCCATGCAGGTTTACCGGGATCTCCTTGTGCTCACGGCACGTCCGCGACCCTCCGAGATGCGCAATCTGGAGCATCGACTTTTCGGCCATGTCGACGCGGCGGAGCGCTATTCTGTCGGTCGCTGGCTGGCTGAGGTGCAGGGTCTCCTGGCCGAAGCGCGGGAGGACGGCGCGGCCGCCATATTTGTGGGCGGGACAGGTCTTTATCTGAAGGCTCTGACGGAAGGCCTTTCTCCGATTCCTGATATTGTGCCGGAAATCCGCGACGAGGTGCGGGCGCGCGCCGAGCGGGAAGGCAGAGATGCGATGCTCCGCTGGCTAGAGGCCCTCGACCCGCAGGCGGCGCGAGCCGTCAAGCCGGGCGACACCCAAAGGGCGGTGCGTGCGGTCGAAGTGAAGCTTTCGACAGGCCGCTCGATCATGGACTGGCAGAGCGAGCCGCGCGAGCCGGCGCTCGTAAGCGAGGCGCAACGCTTCATCCTGCTGCCGCAGCGCGAGACGGTCTACCGGGCGATCGATCAGCGTTTTGGCGCGATGATCGATGAAGGCGCGCTTGAAGAGGTCGAAGCACTGATGGCACGCGAGCTCGCGACCGATCTGCCGGCGATGAAGGCGATCGGCGTGCGGCCGCTTTCGGCCTATCTGCGGGGCGAGATCGCTCTTGCGGACGCGATCGAGCGGGGAAAGGCGGAAAGCCGTCGCTATGCCAAACGGCAGCTGACCTGGCTGCGCCACCAATGCGGTGCGGGCTGGTGCGAGCTCCACACGTGA